In Actinomycetota bacterium, a genomic segment contains:
- a CDS encoding FAD-dependent oxidoreductase: MIFVVADDGRLVDALAADLGRRFGGDYRIVAERSPAGALATLERLAGADEPVALVIAARRMEGLDGLALLLRARELHPSAKRVLLEHRGEWTSGQPVVRAMTLGQLDYVLFRPWLPVEQYLYLPVSEFLAAWEKSRGEGAEAIQIVGRRWAARSHELRDTLARVGIPFGFYPDDSPDGRRLLEQAGEDGSRLPVVLFRRGLVLVDPTHAELTRALGMRTSPAGGGCDVLIVGAGPAGLAAAVYAASEGFAAQVLEPAVPGGQAGTSSHIRNYLGFPYGLSGDELAQRAVQQAWLFGADFILAQAATGLRARGRDRLVRLSDGGEVATRAVILAMGVAWRRLGVPALEALNGAGVFYGSTGGEARALRGEDVFVVGAGNSAGQAAIHLSAYAASVTIVTIDERLGEFMSDYLVRKVEATPNIAVLLHTEVVDGHGRQRLEGLTLRDRHTGATREVPASAMFILIGAEPRTDWL, translated from the coding sequence GTGATCTTCGTTGTCGCCGATGACGGCCGCCTGGTGGACGCGCTCGCCGCCGACCTGGGGCGGCGCTTCGGGGGGGACTACCGGATCGTGGCCGAGCGCTCCCCCGCCGGCGCGCTGGCCACCCTGGAGCGGCTCGCGGGCGCCGACGAGCCGGTCGCCCTGGTGATCGCGGCCAGGCGCATGGAGGGCCTGGACGGGCTGGCGCTGCTGCTGCGGGCCCGGGAGCTGCACCCGTCGGCCAAGCGGGTCCTGCTGGAGCACCGGGGCGAGTGGACCTCGGGCCAGCCGGTGGTCCGGGCCATGACCCTCGGCCAGCTCGACTACGTCCTGTTCCGGCCGTGGCTGCCGGTCGAGCAGTACCTGTACCTGCCGGTGAGCGAGTTCCTGGCCGCCTGGGAGAAGTCGCGGGGGGAGGGTGCCGAGGCGATCCAGATCGTCGGCCGGCGCTGGGCGGCCCGCTCCCACGAGCTGCGCGACACCCTGGCCAGGGTCGGGATCCCCTTCGGTTTCTACCCCGACGACTCGCCCGACGGCCGGCGCCTGCTCGAGCAGGCCGGCGAGGACGGCAGCCGCCTGCCGGTGGTGCTGTTCCGCCGCGGCCTGGTCCTGGTCGACCCGACCCACGCCGAGCTCACCCGGGCCCTGGGCATGCGGACCAGCCCGGCCGGTGGCGGCTGCGACGTGCTGATCGTCGGGGCGGGGCCGGCCGGGCTGGCCGCGGCCGTCTACGCCGCCTCCGAGGGCTTCGCGGCCCAGGTGCTGGAGCCGGCCGTCCCCGGAGGCCAGGCCGGCACCAGCTCCCACATCCGCAACTACCTGGGGTTCCCCTACGGGCTGAGCGGCGACGAGCTGGCCCAGCGGGCCGTGCAGCAGGCCTGGCTGTTCGGGGCCGACTTCATCCTGGCCCAGGCCGCGACCGGGCTGCGGGCCAGGGGACGCGACCGGCTGGTGCGGCTGTCGGACGGCGGCGAGGTGGCCACCCGGGCGGTGATCCTGGCCATGGGCGTGGCCTGGCGGCGGCTGGGCGTGCCGGCGCTGGAGGCGCTGAACGGGGCCGGCGTCTTCTACGGGTCCACCGGCGGCGAGGCCCGGGCGCTGCGGGGCGAGGACGTGTTCGTGGTCGGCGCCGGCAACTCGGCCGGGCAGGCGGCGATCCACCTGTCCGCCTACGCGGCCTCGGTGACGATCGTCACCATCGACGAGCGGCTGGGCGAGTTCATGTCCGACTACCTGGTGCGGAAGGTCGAGGCGACCCCGAACATCGCCGTGCTGCTCCACACCGAGGTGGTCGACGGCCACGGACGCCAGCGCCTGGAGGGCCTGACCCTGCGGGACCGGCACACGGGCGCGACCCGGGAGGTCCCCGCCTCGGCGATGTTCATCCTGATCGGGGCCGAGCCGCGCACCGACTGGCT
- the fabI gene encoding enoyl-ACP reductase FabI translates to MLVDGKRLLITGVLTPGSIAYAVAREALDNGAEVVLTGFGRTRSLTERTARRLPKEVDVLELDVNKPEDVRAVNDELASRWGTVDGVLHAIAFAPADALGGNFLNTPYASAATAFQVSAFSLKELTAGLLPVLENHHASVVTLDFDARVAWPVYDWMGVCKAALESVTRYLARDLGPKQVRVNAISAGPIRTMAAKGIPGFTLLADAWSKRAPLGWDVGDPTVVARVALWLFSDWSRGVCGELIHVDGGFHAMGTDLLSKEEQARLAAEDG, encoded by the coding sequence GTGCTCGTCGACGGCAAGCGACTGCTGATCACCGGGGTGCTGACGCCCGGCTCGATCGCCTATGCGGTGGCCCGCGAGGCCCTCGACAACGGGGCCGAGGTGGTGCTCACCGGCTTCGGCCGCACCCGTTCGCTGACCGAGCGGACGGCCCGGCGGCTGCCCAAGGAGGTCGACGTCCTGGAGCTGGATGTCAACAAGCCCGAGGACGTCCGGGCCGTGAACGACGAGCTGGCCTCCCGCTGGGGCACCGTCGACGGCGTGCTCCACGCCATCGCCTTCGCCCCGGCCGACGCCCTGGGGGGCAACTTCCTCAACACCCCGTACGCCTCGGCCGCCACCGCCTTCCAGGTCTCGGCCTTCTCGCTCAAGGAGCTGACCGCCGGCCTGCTGCCGGTGCTGGAGAACCACCACGCCTCGGTGGTCACCCTCGACTTCGACGCCCGGGTGGCCTGGCCGGTGTACGACTGGATGGGCGTCTGCAAGGCCGCGTTGGAGTCGGTCACCCGCTACCTGGCCCGTGATCTCGGCCCCAAGCAGGTCCGGGTCAACGCGATCAGCGCCGGCCCGATCCGCACCATGGCCGCCAAGGGCATCCCCGGGTTCACCCTGCTGGCCGACGCCTGGTCCAAGCGGGCCCCGCTGGGCTGGGACGTCGGCGACCCGACGGTGGTCGCCCGGGTCGCCCTGTGGCTGTTCTCGGACTGGTCCCGGGGCGTGTGCGGCGAGCTGATCCACGTCGACGGCGGCTTCCACGCCATGGGCACCGACCTCCTCTCCAAGGAGGAGCAGGCCAGGCTGGCGGCCGAGGACGGCTAA
- the pdhA gene encoding pyruvate dehydrogenase (acetyl-transferring) E1 component subunit alpha yields MDQTDEQVRLLGEDGTLLQHDTYKVELSDEDLCDLYRQLVVVRRIDVEGNNLQRQGQLGIWAPCLGQEAAQVGSARALGPDDFVFPSYREHGVVYVRAGMEVLSVLGLYRGANLSGWDPQRHKISQYSIPIGTQALHAVGYAVGAKWDGAEICAVAYFGDGATSEGDVSEAFNFAAVHSAPVVFFCQNNQWAISVPLAKQMAGPVYKRALGFGFPGVQVDGNDVLAVYAVTRAAADRARDGGGPTLIEAITYRLGAHTTTDDPTRYRTSDELDVWKAREPIGRYRAFLERAGLWSETLEGDVQAEADQVAARVRSTVEDMPDPPLSHLVDHVYADPPATLVAQWRQLEEFEAQFQAEA; encoded by the coding sequence ATGGACCAGACCGACGAGCAGGTTCGGCTGCTCGGCGAGGACGGGACGCTCCTCCAGCACGACACCTACAAGGTCGAGCTGAGCGACGAGGACCTCTGCGACCTGTACCGCCAGCTCGTGGTGGTGCGGCGCATCGACGTCGAGGGCAACAACCTCCAGCGCCAGGGCCAGCTCGGCATCTGGGCGCCGTGCCTGGGCCAGGAGGCGGCGCAGGTCGGCAGCGCCAGGGCGCTGGGGCCGGACGACTTCGTGTTCCCGTCCTACCGCGAGCACGGCGTCGTCTACGTCCGCGCCGGCATGGAGGTGCTGTCGGTCCTCGGCCTGTACCGCGGGGCCAACCTGTCCGGCTGGGACCCCCAGCGCCACAAGATCTCCCAGTACTCCATCCCCATCGGCACCCAGGCCCTGCACGCCGTCGGCTACGCCGTCGGGGCCAAATGGGACGGGGCCGAGATCTGCGCCGTCGCCTACTTCGGCGACGGCGCCACCAGCGAGGGCGACGTCAGCGAGGCCTTCAACTTCGCCGCCGTGCACAGCGCCCCGGTGGTGTTCTTCTGCCAGAACAACCAGTGGGCCATCTCGGTGCCGCTGGCCAAGCAGATGGCCGGCCCTGTCTACAAGCGGGCCCTCGGCTTCGGCTTCCCCGGGGTCCAGGTCGACGGCAACGACGTGCTGGCCGTCTACGCCGTGACCAGAGCGGCGGCCGACCGGGCGCGCGACGGCGGCGGGCCGACCCTGATCGAGGCCATCACCTACCGGCTCGGGGCCCACACCACCACCGACGACCCGACCCGCTACCGGACCTCCGACGAGCTCGACGTCTGGAAGGCCCGCGAGCCGATCGGCCGCTACCGGGCGTTCCTGGAACGGGCCGGGCTGTGGTCGGAGACGCTGGAGGGCGACGTCCAGGCCGAGGCCGACCAGGTCGCGGCTCGGGTCCGGTCGACCGTCGAGGACATGCCCGACCCGCCCCTGTCCCACCTGGTCGACCACGTCTACGCCGACCCGCCGGCCACCCTGGTCGCCCAGTGGCGCCAGCTCGAGGAGTTCGAGGCCCAGTTCCAGGCCGAGGCGTGA
- a CDS encoding alpha-ketoacid dehydrogenase subunit beta, protein MAQITMAKALNTALRDAMEADDRVVLLGEDVGTLGGVFRITDGLLKDFGEQRVMDTPLAESAIMGVSIGLALRGYRPVPEMQFDGFSYPALDQIISHLAKYRNRSAGTQAMPVVCRIPYGGGIGAVEHHSESPETIYCHTAGLKVVTPSSAADAYSLLRQSIEADDPVIFLEPKRRYWAKQEVDLPVATEPIGQARVLRQGSDLTLVAYGPMVKVALDAAEAAQEEGVGSLEVIDLRSLVPLDEETLVASAARTGRMVVVHEAPQFLGMGAEVAARVTEAAFFHLEAPVLRCTGLDIPYPPARLEEAHLPGVDRVLWTVQRSLDF, encoded by the coding sequence ATGGCGCAGATCACGATGGCCAAGGCGCTCAACACCGCCCTGCGCGACGCCATGGAGGCCGACGACCGGGTGGTGCTGCTGGGCGAGGACGTCGGCACCCTCGGCGGGGTCTTCCGCATCACCGACGGCCTGCTCAAGGACTTCGGCGAGCAGCGGGTGATGGACACCCCGCTGGCCGAGTCGGCCATCATGGGGGTCAGCATCGGGCTGGCCCTGCGCGGCTACCGGCCCGTGCCCGAGATGCAGTTCGACGGCTTCAGCTACCCGGCCCTCGACCAGATCATCAGCCACCTGGCCAAGTACCGGAACCGCTCGGCCGGCACCCAGGCCATGCCGGTGGTCTGCCGCATCCCCTACGGCGGGGGCATCGGCGCCGTCGAGCACCACTCCGAGAGCCCCGAGACCATCTACTGCCACACCGCCGGCCTCAAGGTGGTCACGCCCTCCTCGGCCGCCGACGCCTACTCGCTGCTGCGCCAGTCCATCGAGGCCGACGACCCGGTGATCTTCCTTGAACCCAAGCGCCGCTACTGGGCCAAGCAGGAGGTCGACCTGCCGGTCGCCACCGAGCCGATCGGCCAGGCCCGCGTGCTGCGCCAGGGCAGCGACCTGACCCTGGTCGCCTACGGCCCCATGGTCAAGGTCGCCCTGGACGCGGCCGAGGCCGCCCAGGAGGAGGGCGTCGGCTCGCTCGAGGTCATCGACCTGCGCAGCCTGGTGCCGCTGGACGAGGAGACGCTGGTCGCCTCCGCCGCCCGGACCGGCCGGATGGTGGTGGTGCACGAGGCCCCGCAGTTCCTCGGCATGGGCGCCGAGGTCGCGGCCCGTGTCACCGAGGCCGCCTTCTTCCACCTGGAGGCGCCCGTGCTGCGCTGCACCGGGCTCGACATCCCGTACCCGCCGGCCCGGCTCGAGGAGGCCCACCTCCCCGGGGTCGACCGGGTCCTGTGGACCGTCCAGCGGAGCCTGGACTTCTAG
- a CDS encoding dihydrolipoamide acetyltransferase family protein, with product MAEREFKLPDLGEGLTEGEVVRWLVAEGDAITLNQPIVEVETAKAVVEIPAPYAGTVVKLHAGEGDTLDVGAPLISVDTGGGPAGAASPAAASAPVAAEPEQELQATLVGPGERQQARRRRIGGHARSANGPRAAAPAQAPPGPAQLRPRATPPVRRYAKDRGVDLTALVGTGRDGRITREDVDGALGTAEPAAGAAGAVARQPRERSEERIPVRGTRRQIAAAITASAFSIPHVTEFLTVDATRLMELRERLRALPAAADLKLTPLAVVAKALCVAVRSFPLMNSSWDEDAGDIVVKGWVNLGIATDTPTGLLVPNIKDADTLGILDLSRELTRLTALARERKAAPTDLTGGTITITNVGGFGVETGTPIINRPECAIVATGLIAPRPWVVDGQLAVRQLMTTSVSFDHRIVDGAYAAQFLAHLRDLLEDPALLSAF from the coding sequence ATGGCCGAGCGCGAGTTCAAGCTCCCCGACCTGGGCGAGGGGCTCACCGAGGGCGAGGTGGTGCGCTGGCTGGTCGCCGAGGGCGACGCCATCACCCTCAACCAGCCGATCGTCGAGGTGGAGACGGCCAAGGCGGTGGTCGAGATCCCGGCCCCGTACGCCGGGACAGTGGTCAAGCTCCACGCCGGCGAGGGCGACACCCTGGACGTGGGCGCCCCCCTGATCAGCGTCGACACCGGCGGGGGGCCGGCCGGGGCCGCGTCCCCGGCGGCCGCCTCGGCCCCGGTGGCGGCCGAGCCCGAGCAGGAGCTCCAGGCCACCCTGGTCGGGCCAGGGGAGCGCCAGCAGGCCCGCCGCCGCCGCATCGGCGGCCACGCCCGCAGCGCCAACGGCCCTCGCGCCGCCGCCCCGGCCCAGGCCCCGCCCGGGCCGGCGCAGCTGCGCCCCCGGGCGACCCCGCCGGTGCGCCGCTACGCCAAGGACCGCGGGGTCGACCTGACGGCGCTGGTCGGCACCGGCCGGGACGGCCGCATCACCCGCGAGGACGTCGACGGCGCCCTCGGGACCGCCGAGCCCGCCGCCGGGGCCGCCGGGGCCGTGGCCCGGCAACCGCGCGAGCGCAGCGAGGAGCGGATCCCGGTTCGCGGCACCCGGCGCCAGATCGCCGCCGCCATCACCGCCTCGGCGTTCTCGATCCCGCACGTCACCGAGTTCCTGACCGTCGACGCGACCCGCCTGATGGAGCTGCGGGAGCGCCTCCGCGCCCTCCCGGCGGCGGCCGACCTCAAGCTCACCCCGCTCGCCGTGGTCGCCAAGGCGCTGTGCGTGGCCGTCCGCTCGTTCCCGCTGATGAACTCGTCCTGGGACGAGGACGCCGGCGACATCGTCGTCAAGGGCTGGGTCAACCTCGGCATCGCCACCGACACCCCGACCGGCCTGCTCGTCCCCAACATCAAGGACGCCGACACCCTCGGCATCCTCGACCTGTCGCGCGAGCTCACCCGCCTGACCGCCCTGGCCCGCGAGCGCAAGGCCGCCCCCACCGACCTCACCGGCGGCACCATCACCATCACCAACGTCGGCGGCTTCGGGGTCGAGACCGGCACCCCCATCATCAACAGGCCCGAGTGCGCCATCGTCGCCACCGGCCTGATCGCCCCCCGCCCCTGGGTGGTCGACGGCCAGCTCGCCGTCCGCCAGCTCATGACGACCTCGGTCTCCTTCGACCACCGCATCGTCGACGGCGCCTACGCCGCCCAGTTCCTCGCCCACCTCCGCGACCTGCTCGAAGACCCGGCTCTGCTGAGCGCGTTCTAG